One segment of Brassica napus cultivar Da-Ae chromosome C3, Da-Ae, whole genome shotgun sequence DNA contains the following:
- the LOC106384594 gene encoding probable methyltransferase PMT24 isoform X3, with the protein MAMGRYSRVDGNKSSSSFGLTITIVLIVSLSLVGAWMFMSSWSAPTESIDFSSSQATTKDVETTTTTTKSDFTNEETEVVTESNQDKVEERKEFEDKNGEGDRKDGEGEKEKTQVEESSEENKTEENTNESEDNTEKKSEENAEKSKDVFPAGDQAEITKESTTRTGSWSTQLVESQNEKKAQVSSSSIKWKLCNVTAGPDYIPCLDNLQAIRKLHSTKHYEHRERHCPEEAPRCLVPLPEGYKRSIKWPKSREKIWYNNIPHTKLAQVKGHQNWVKMSGEYLTFPGGGTQFKNGALHYIDFLQESYPDIAWGNRTRVILDVGCGVASFGGYLFDRDVLALSFAPKDEHEAQVQFALERGIPAMSNVMGTKRLPFPGSVFDLIHCARCRVPWHIEGGKLLLELNRALRPGGFFVWSATPVYRKTEEDVGIWKAMSKLTKAMCWKLMTIKTDELNEVGAAIYQKPMTNECYSERSQDEPPLCKDSDDQNAAWNVPLEACMHKVTEDSSKRGAVWPEKWPERVETAPQWLESDMMRRVYVRKRNRGEEKEKEGKEEELKRAVE; encoded by the exons ATGGCAATGGGGAGATATTCTCGTGTAGACGGGAATAAGTCATCATCGAGCTTTGGCTTAACCATTACCATTGTTTTGATCGTTTCTCTCTCTTTGGTCGGAGCTTGGATGTTCATGTCCTCTTGGTCTGCACCAACTGAATCTATTGACTTCTCTTCAAGCCAGGCTACTACAAAAGATGTGGAAAccactactactactactaagAGTGATTTCACAAACGAAGAAACTGAGGTTGTGACAGAGAGCAACCAAGACAAGGTTGAGGAAAGAAAAGAGTTTGAAGACAAAAACGGTGAAGGGGATAGAAAAGATGGAGAGGGTGAGAAAGAGAAGACACAAGTTGAAGAGAGCTCGGAAGAGAACAAAACCGAAGAGAATACTAATGAGTCTGAAGACAACACCGAGAAGAAGTCTGAAGAGAACGCTGAGAAGAGTAAGGATGTGTTCCCTGCTGGTGACCAGGCCGAGATAACAAAGGAGTCCACCACTAGAACCGGATCTTGGTCTACTCAACTGGTTGAATCCCAGAACGAGAAGAAAGCGCaagtctcctcctcctccatcaaATGGAAACTCTGCAACGTCACAGCTGGACCAGACTACATCCCTTGCCTCGACAATTTGCAAGCTATCAGAAAGCTTCATTCCACAAAGCATTACGAGCATCGGGAGAGGCATTGCCCCGAGGAGGCTCCACGCTGCCTTGTGCCTCTTCCCGAAGGGTATAAGCGATCCATCAAGTGGCCTAAGAGCAGAGaaaag ataTGGTACAACAACATCCCTCACACCAAGCTAGCACAAGTGAAAGGACATCAGAACTGGGTGAAGATGAGTGGTGAATACTTAACATTCCCTGGTGGTGGTACTCAGTTCAAGAACGGTGCTCTTCACTACATCGATTTCCTCCAAGAG TCGTATCCTGATATAGCTTGGGGAAACAGAACACGTGTTATACTGGACGTTGGGTGTGGGGTTGCTAGCTTCGGAGGATATCTTTTTGACAGAGATGTGCTTGCTTTGTCATTTGCACCCAAAGATGAACACGAGGCGCAGGTGCAGTTTGCTTTGGAACGTGGTATCCCTGCAATGTCGAATGTTATGGGAACCAAGAGATTGCCTTTTCCAGGATCTGTTTTTGATCTTATCCATTGTGCTCGTTGTAGAGTCCCTTGGCATATTGAAG GTGGTAAGCTACTTTTGGAACTGAACCGTGCATTGAGGCCTGGTGGGTTCTTTGTCTGGTCAGCGACTCCAGTTTACAGGAAGACTGAAGAAGACGTTGGCATATGGAAAG CTATGTCGAAGCTAACAAAGGCAATGTGCTGGAAGCTGATGACGATTAAAACAGATGAACTGAATGAAGTTGGTGCTGCCATTTACCAAAAGCCAATGACTAATGAATGCTACAGCGAAAGATCTCAAGACGAACCACCTCTATGCAAAGACTCCGATGATCAAAATGCCGCTTG GAACGTTCCACTTGAGGCATGTATGCACAAAGTAACAGAAGATTCGTCAAAACGAGGAGCAGTTTGGCCTGAGAAGTGGCCTGAGAGAGTGGAGACTGCTCCTCAGTGGCTCGAATCTGATATGATGCGGAGG
- the LOC111206091 gene encoding uncharacterized protein LOC111206091, with product MSGFGHCISVSSTESELEEPASTDQEEAASTEQDEAASTEPEFIVTTPTFPERLFARNCYPGKPRLNIYSKASIIGSLVKLLRGSPEMNCLLGSQFGALFHLPVSRCSNSAKLVHSLLSRQLVTMRLYELWFLFADKPLRFSLREFGDITGLKCEPEREKVGNGSESIDATPGRMWKELFETEDEDVTVPDVLRMLEQPSLPEWKRLPLALIALVDGLLVCGHKLLRVTPAYVEMLEDTRSFLQYPWGREAFVSTLSRLTPPQPSDPSKMDKSLSVMRLRLKQQSTACYGFPLALQLFAFKAIPSLLEKIPEPNKTTSFLQEPEGCDSTNALLNFEDILLVETQTEMKVGIQSGRKK from the exons ATGTCTGGATTTGGTCATTGTATTTCAGTATCTAGCACGGAGTCCGAACTAGAGGAACCTGCATCCACCGACCAAGAAGAAGCTGCATCCACTGAACAAGACGAAGCTGCATCCACCGAGCCGGAATTTATTGTCACCACGCCGACTTTCCCGGAAAGACTGTTCGCACGTAATTGCTATCCTGGCAAACCTCGACTGAACATCTATTCAAAGGCGAGTATCATTGGATCGTTAGTGAAGTTGCTAAGAGGCTCCCCTGAAATGAATTGTCTGCTAGGAAGTCAGTTTGGAGCTCTGTTCCACTTACCTGTATCGCGCTGCTCAAACTCTGCGAAACTTGTACATTCTCTCCTCAGCCGTCAGCTGGTTACGATGCGCCTATATGAGCTCTGGTTCTTGTTTGCAGACAAGCCACTACGCTTTTCTCTGCGTGAGTTCGGAGACATCACGGGGCTGAAATGCGAGCCTGAAAGGGAAAAAGTTGGAAACGGGTCAGAATCTATCGATGCCACACCTGGACGTATGTGGAAAGAGTTGTTTGAAACTGAAGATGAAGACGTGACTGTACCAGATGTTCTTCGTATGCTTGAACAGCCTAGTCTTCCTGAGTGGAAGCGGTTGCCACTAGCTCTCATTGCGCTTGTAGATGGGCTCCTGGTTTGTGGTCACAAACTTCTTCGTGTGACGCCTGCTTACGTCGAGATGCTGGAAGACACCAGATCATTTCTTCaatatccatgggggagagagGCATTCGTCAGCACTCTGTCTAGATTGACACCACCTCAACCTTCTGATCCTTCTAAAATGGATAAATCCCTTTCGGTCATGCGCCTTCGTTTGAAACAGCAGTCAACAGCGTGTTATGGGTTCCCTCTGGCGCTGCAACTTTTTGCTTTTAAAGCTATCCCCTCATTGCTTGAGAAAATTCCCGAACCTAATAAAACCACTTCTTTCTTGCAAGAACCAGAAGGATGCGACTCAACAAATGCACTTCTGAATTTTGAAGACATACTTCTGGTGGAAACCCAAACTGAG ATGAAGGTGGGGATCCAAAGTGGAAGAAAGAAGTAA
- the LOC125583398 gene encoding uncharacterized protein LOC125583398, whose translation MREGHEFKATDFRGGDSSLPPLKPAEKAEGVGVKKKCQKPSRRFGKACDEPGSSTQAPQRPIRPRRGICKQAEPGNLSDKEQELKEWIRVELKTQLGKLRNEIFDWLHHDRGGSFTVPQNTAAGKTNRDNSHADPTGMEGPKKRRPFSGDGNDEAEIFWSDSKKHKKNNGDGFSDDETMRMHDNHCDGRTPNARFWEKVDSMAGEGPSFSKSANIPEVDVSTPIGPEIVSKPAKPTLPEPLEGEGGDESPISGLNLLAEEVEKGTRSDNVYKDPQENTCRMLTVWSHPESYVLPPEEQGGKASPTNSEDYKTPPEDDPMTECRTPDVGNSKLSRYLTRSLKKAELEGKCIPISSTKKDDLQTKRIPRRSTKIGGVYTPDKRLKKLFQSCKKPKYTPLADLEKAQFQEFQSILREKPAQEFEIVIGIHVSNKFFLSLARPTNWVSTEHISVLISMLVRRHGRNYLSRRCRFVDYFSIAGIISKFAEFEKASDKLGFNWGGLVSFSFTGKTPRRNDKKVLLVDVDRVYAPMMWGKDHWVGLVINLTCRQVEILDCNIPLNESDNEVNKHMAYLLRALPHVLAAFSPPSDSSHPEEDQAFSWVRPDNIYFNERSGDCGPCTVKFLEMHAAGYSYEDMGQIDDKKVDIFRQKYAMDTYEEFIGNAKVQNDG comes from the exons ATGCGGGAAGGGCACGAGTTCAAAGCAACAGACTTTAGAGGAGGTGATTCATCCCTTCCACCTCTGAAGCCAGCCGAAAAGGCTGAAGGTGTTGGTGTCAAAAAGAAGTGTCAAAAGCCGTCTAGGCGGTTTGGGAAAGCATGTGATGAACCTGGAAGTTCGACTCAGGCGCCTCAGCGTCCTATTCGACCTCGTCGTGGGATATGTAAACAGGCTGAACCAGGAAACTTATCAGATAAGGAGCAAGAGCTGAAAGAGTGGATACGAGTTGAACTGAAAACCCAGTTGGGTAAATTGCGGAACGAGATTTTTGACTGGTTGCATCATGATAGGGGAGGCTCGTTCACGGTTCCGCAAAACACAGCAGCCGGTAAAACAAACAGAGACAACAGTCACGCTGACCCTACCGGCATGGAAGGTCCAAAGAAGCGACGTCCGTTCAGTGGTGATGGTAATGATGAagctgaaatattttggtctgATAGTAAgaaacacaagaagaacaacGGCGATGGGTTTAGCGACGATGAGACGATGAGAATGCATGATAATCATTGTGATGGCCGTACGCCAAATGCTCGCTTCTGGGAAAAG GTAGATTCAATGGCGGGCGAAGGCCCCTCTTTCTCGAAGTCGGCAAACATTCCAGAAGTCGATGTTTCAACGCCGATTGGACCAGAAATTGTATCAAAGCCAGCAAAACCGACTCTCCCGGAACCGTTGGAG GGCGAGGGGGGAGATGAGTCTCCAATATCAGGGCTAAATTTGTTAGCAGAAGAGGTTGAAAAGGGGACACGGAGTGACAATGTCTATAAAGATCCACAGGAGAACACTTGTAGGATGCTTACCGTTTGGTCTCATCCTGAATCTTACGTCCTTCCGCCGGAGGAACAAGGTGGTAAAGCGTCACCGACAAATTCTGAAGATTACAAGACACCGCCAGAGGATGATCCGATGACTGAATGTCGCACACCAGACGTTGGGAATTCGAAGCTGAGTCGATATCTGACTAGGTCATTAAAAAAAGCAGAGCTAGAAGGGAAATGTATTCCAATAAGCTCAACCAAAAAAGATGACCTCCAGACGAAGCGTATTCCGAGACGTTCAACAAAGATTGGAGGAGTGTACACCCCAGACAAGAGATTGAAGAAGCTTTTCCAAAGCTGCAAGAAACCCAAATATACGCCCTTAGCAGACTTGGAGAAAGCGCAGTTTCAAGAGTTTCAGTCAATTCTCCGCGAGAAACCGGCACA GGAATTCGAAATTGTTATTGGGATCCATGTCTCAAATAAGTTCTTCCTGTCGTTGGCGCGGCCAACAAATTGGGTCAGTACCGAG CACATTTCTGTGCTAATTAGTATGCTAGTAAGGCGACATGGACGCAATTATCTGAGTCGGAGGTGCAGATTTGTAGACTACTTCAGTATTGCGGGCATCATATCAAAGTTCGCAGAGTTCGAGAAGGCCTCAGATAAATTGGGATTCAACTGGGGAGGGCTTGTCAGTTTCAGTTTCACCGGAAAAACGCCGCGTCGGAATGACAAGAAGGTGTTGTTGGTTGATGTGGACAGGGTGTACGCCCCAATGATGTGGGGAAAAGATCATTGGGTTGGTCTTGTGATCAACTTGACATGCAGACAAGTGGAGATTTTGGACTGCAACATTCCCCTTAATGAGTCCGATAATGAGGTGAACAAGCACATGGCTTATCTTCTACGCGCATTGCCTCATGTCTTAGCTGCGTTTTCGCCTCCTTCCGATAGTAGTCATCCTGAAGAAGACCAAGCATTTTCATGGGTGCGTCCAGACAATATTTACTTCAACGAAAGGTCTGGCGACTGTGGACCATGCACGGTCAAATTTCTGGAAATGCATGCAGCGGGATACTCCTATGAGGATATGGGGCAGATCGATGACAAAAAGGTGGACATATTCCGTCAGAAATACGCGATGGATACCTATGAAGAATTTATTGGAAACGCAAAAGTTCAAAACGATGGTTGA